The following are encoded together in the Microcoleus sp. bin38.metabat.b11b12b14.051 genome:
- a CDS encoding acetoacetate decarboxylase family protein: MVYSPAPWHLQGYAVQTLQLVDVARVRPLVPSELEIVSVLPGKTLGGIYISSYGLGSVMEYNELIVVSAIASYAGKWGAWISHIYVDNPNSVAGGREIWKLPKELAEFSWEGSDSVKASPLGYRVTVSQGNLQLCSLNYSKQSLALPLPFGGNIFSVDSSNLLMFKGEFQSRTGLIKGEVEIHEDSNFARLNLGQPLLTVGCEDMRLIAGAPQIVGNRAAEFSY; encoded by the coding sequence ATGGTATATTCACCTGCTCCTTGGCACCTGCAAGGTTATGCTGTTCAGACTTTACAATTAGTAGATGTGGCACGAGTGCGCCCCTTGGTTCCCTCTGAGTTAGAAATTGTCTCAGTATTGCCAGGAAAAACCCTAGGTGGCATTTATATATCCTCCTACGGGCTCGGTTCCGTGATGGAGTACAATGAGTTAATTGTCGTAAGTGCGATCGCCAGTTATGCAGGAAAATGGGGCGCTTGGATTTCCCACATCTACGTAGACAATCCTAACTCAGTAGCCGGCGGGCGCGAAATTTGGAAACTTCCTAAAGAATTAGCTGAATTTAGTTGGGAAGGCAGCGATTCAGTAAAAGCATCACCGCTAGGCTACCGCGTTACAGTTAGCCAAGGAAATCTTCAACTGTGCAGTCTCAATTACAGCAAACAAAGTTTAGCCTTACCGCTACCTTTTGGCGGCAATATTTTTAGCGTTGACAGCAGCAATTTGCTAATGTTTAAAGGAGAATTTCAGTCTCGCACTGGCTTGATTAAAGGCGAAGTAGAAATACATGAAGACAGTAATTTTGCCCGTTTAAACTTAGGTCAGCCCTTGCTCACAGTTGGCTGCGAAGATATGCGTTTAATTGCAGGTGCGCCGCAAATTGTAGGGAATAGAGCCGCTGAATTCAGTTATTAG
- a CDS encoding glycerol-3-phosphate ABC transporter substrate-binding protein, protein MLTSYKPDVFDSLEHFFTARDLLEQAEHNMTELGAIIRSHGLQKQVGICLLHKHFDLSDNERLVEVFDGNNAYVKPTAEYGDAIPYMWKVEQNQASGEWVWFPLEFVRVTEAVSAAVERSEAVVNNSEFLNEIAGKLAELGMTGMFGISILHRDAIKVAEGEILVESTDDEARVLTFSAVLRQNVDRTTLTQTLWQFPHAEGFEVGAMCSHCSHCTHCTHCTH, encoded by the coding sequence ATGCTGACATCTTACAAACCAGATGTTTTCGATAGTTTAGAGCATTTTTTCACAGCCAGAGACCTGCTGGAACAAGCCGAACATAACATGACCGAACTCGGTGCTATTATCCGCAGTCACGGCTTGCAAAAACAGGTGGGTATTTGTTTGCTTCACAAACACTTTGACCTGTCGGATAATGAAAGGTTGGTAGAAGTGTTTGATGGCAACAATGCTTATGTCAAGCCAACCGCAGAATACGGCGATGCTATTCCGTATATGTGGAAGGTAGAACAAAATCAAGCATCAGGTGAATGGGTTTGGTTTCCCTTAGAATTTGTCCGCGTTACTGAGGCTGTGTCGGCAGCAGTTGAACGGTCAGAAGCTGTTGTCAATAACTCGGAATTTCTCAATGAAATTGCGGGTAAACTGGCTGAATTGGGGATGACTGGTATGTTCGGAATCAGCATTTTGCACCGAGATGCAATTAAGGTTGCTGAGGGCGAAATTTTGGTGGAAAGCACAGACGATGAAGCCCGCGTGTTGACTTTTTCTGCTGTTTTGCGCCAGAATGTCGATCGCACAACTTTAACACAAACTCTCTGGCAGTTTCCCCATGCTGAAGGGTTTGAGGTAGGGGCGATGTGTTCTCACTGTTCTCACTGCACTCACTGCACTCACTGCACTCACTAA
- a CDS encoding orange carotenoid protein N-terminal domain-containing protein, which translates to MTFTTAGAYDQGKAEIQSLSVDDQLGLLWFVYTEMGKSITPAAPGASGSEIAQGLFDQVKPLPHEEQLQVMRDIASKANTEISRMYGSMSPETKLAFWYFLAVGMDEGTIIPVPPDYQLPEAGKALLGKIQAMDFQKQIDFLRGTVLEMGAEAAPGAGI; encoded by the coding sequence ATGACATTTACTACTGCCGGCGCTTACGACCAAGGAAAAGCAGAAATTCAGAGCTTGAGCGTAGACGATCAATTAGGTTTGTTGTGGTTTGTTTACACCGAAATGGGTAAGTCAATCACCCCAGCAGCTCCCGGTGCTTCCGGTTCCGAAATCGCTCAGGGCTTGTTCGATCAAGTCAAGCCGCTTCCCCACGAAGAACAACTGCAAGTAATGCGCGACATTGCCTCAAAAGCCAATACAGAAATCAGCCGGATGTACGGCTCGATGAGCCCAGAAACCAAATTAGCTTTTTGGTATTTTCTAGCAGTAGGAATGGACGAAGGCACCATTATTCCCGTACCTCCAGACTATCAACTTCCCGAAGCCGGAAAAGCTTTATTAGGCAAGATTCAGGCCATGGACTTTCAGAAGCAAATTGATTTTCTGCGCGGTACAGTTTTAGAAATGGGTGCCGAAGCCGCTCCGGGCGCTGGCATTTAA